The following coding sequences lie in one Xiphophorus maculatus strain JP 163 A chromosome 4, X_maculatus-5.0-male, whole genome shotgun sequence genomic window:
- the ace2 gene encoding angiotensin-converting enzyme 2, whose protein sequence is MSTGILVVFLAVSSAVSLATADVESEARAFLERFDQNASEKMYKYSLASWAYNTDITQENLDKESELGQIWSTFYTQISEESRNYPIDQINDPVIKLQLISLQDKGSGALSADKASHLNKVMGEMSTIYSTATVCLKDDPLNCQTLEPGLEYVMSNSRDYEERLHVWEGWRREVGKRMRPLYEDYVDLKNEAAKLNGFEDYGAYWRYNYETLDEDVPYKYTRKQLMEDVRSIYKEIMPLYTELHTYVRSRLMEVYPGYIDSQGPLPAHLLGDMWGRFWTNLYPLSIPYPEKPDIDVSSTMVQQGWDEMRFFKEAEKFFMSVGLYKMFDNFWTNSMLVKPDDGRKVVCHPTAWDMGNREDFRIKMCTKVNMDDFLTVHHEMGHNQYQMAYRNLSYLLRDGANEGFHEAVGEIMSLSAATPKHLQSLGLLPSDFIYDSETEINFLLKQALTIVATLPFTYMLEEWRWQVFAGNISKDEWMKRWWEMKRELVGVVEPVPRDETYCDPPALFHVSGDYSFIRYFTRTIYQFQFQKALCDAAGHTGDLSSCDITGSKEAGTKLRNMLELGSSESWTRALETIAGNARMDAGPLLDYFKKLYDWLKENNQKHNRAVGWKTTVDPYSQYAIKVRISLKAAMGDDAYSWNANEMYLFKASIAYALRQYYSQKDQNLPFTAENILTYEETPRISFYMVATNPGSPSTYIHKSDMEAAVRLYRGRINEAFQLDDHTLEFIGMVPTLAPPVQQPVEVWLVVFGVVMGVTALLGVYLVISGVRARKKKSSKPPAENPYSIDVDGISNAAYEDVRDEQTGL, encoded by the exons ATGTCCACCGGGATTCTTGTAGTGTTTCTGGCCGTGTCTTCGGCTGTTTCTCTGGCGACTGCCGACGTGGAGTCTGAGGCCAGGGCGTTCCTGGAGAGGTTTGACCAGAATGCCAGTGAGAAGATGTACAAGTACTCACTGGCATCATGGGCCTACAACACCGACATCACTCAGGAGAACTTGGACAAAGAG TCAGAGCTGGGGCAAATTTGGAGCACTTTCTACACCCAGATCTCAGAAGAATCCCGCAATTATCCCATCGACCAAATAAATGACCCGGTGATTAAATTACAGCTCATCTCTTTACAAGACAAAGGCTCTGGTGCTCTGTCTGCGGACAAAGCTTCACAT CTCAATAAGGTCATGGGCGAGATGAGTACGATCTACAGCACCGCAACAGTTTGCCTGAAAGATGACCCCCTTAACTGCCAGACTTTGGAGCCAG GCCTGGAGTATGTGATGTCCAACAGCCGAGACTACGAAGAGCGTCTCCACGTGTGGGAGGGCTGGAGGAGAGAGGTGGGGAAAAGGATGAGGCCTCTGTACGAAGACTATGTGGATCTGAAGAATGAAGCTGCCAAACTTAATG GTTTTGAAGACTATGGAGCTTATTGGAGATACAATTATGAGACCCTCGATGAAGACGTTCCTTACAAGTATACCAGAAAACAGCTGATGGAAGATGTTCGCTCAATATACAAAGAG ATCATGCCTTTATACACAGAGCTGCATACCTATGTAAGATCCAGGCTTATGGAGGTCTACCCAGGATACATTGACTCACAGGGACCCCTGCCCGCCCACCTCCTTG GTGACATGTGGGGAAGATTCTGGACCAACTTGTATCCTCTGTCGATCCCCTACCCTGAAAAACCAGACATTGACGTCAGCAGCACTATGGTGCAGCAG GGTTGGGATGAAATGCGTTTTTTTAAGGAAGCAGAGAAGTTCTTTATGTCTGTGGGACTCTACAAGATGTTTGACAACTTCTGGACTAACTCCATGTTGGTGAAGCCCGATGATGGACGGAAGGTGGTCTGCCACCCCACCGCCTGGGACATGGGAAACAGAGAGGACTTCAG GATAAAAATGTGCACCAAGGTCAACATGGACGACTTCCTCACCGTGCACCATGAGATGGGCCACAACCAGTACCAGATGGCTTACCGCAACCTGTCCTACCTCTTGAGGGACGGAGCGAACGAAGGTTTCCACGAGGCCGTCGGAGAAATCATGTCCCTCTCTGCTGCCACGCCCAAACACCTGCAGAGTCTGGGACTTCTCCCTAGTGACTTCATTTATGACAGTG AAACTGAGATCAACTTCCTGCTGAAACAGGCTCTCACCATCGTGGCCACGCTGCCCTTCACCTACATGCTGGAGGAGTGGCGCTGGCAGGTGTTTGCAGGGAATATCTCCAAAGATGAATGGATGAAGCGCTGGTGGGAGATGAA GAGGGAGCTGGTGGGAGTTGTCGAGCCTGTCCCCAGAGACGAAACTTATTGTGACCCGCCTGCTCTGTTTCACGTATCTGGAGACTACTCCTTCATCAG GTATTTTACAAGAACCATCTACCAGTTTCAGTTCCAGAAAGCGCTGTGTGACGCAGCTGGTCACACTGGTGACTTGTCCTCATGTGACATCACTGGTTCCAAGGAAGCAGGAACCAAGCTGAG AAACATGCTGGAACTGGGGAGTTCTGAGTCCTGGACCAGGGCTTTGGAAACAATAGCTGGAAATGCAAGAATGGATGCTGGTCCACTGCTGGACTACTTCAAGAAACTGTATGATTGGCTGAAAGAGAATAACCAGAAACACAACAGGGCTGTTGGCTGGAAGACAACAGTGGATCCCT attcgCAATATGCCATTAAAGTAAGAATAAGTCTGAAAGCTGCTATGGGAGACGATGCT TATTCCTGGAACGCCAATGAGATGTACCTCTTCAAGGCCAGCATTGCCTACGCCCTGAGGCAGTACTACAGTCAAAAGGACCAGAACCTCCCTTTCAC AGCAGAGAACATTCTCACTTATGAAGAAACGCCCAGGATCTCCTTCTACATGGTGGCCACCAACCCAGGAAGCCCCTCTACGTACATTCACAAGTCTGACATGGAGGCAGCTGTCAG GTTATATCGGGGTCGAATCAACGAAGCCTTCCAATTGGACGACCATACACTCGAGTTCATAGGTATGGTACCGACGCTGGCCCCGCCTGTACAGCAGCCAGTGGAGGTGTGGCTGGTGGTGTTCGGTGTTGTCATGGGAGTCACAGCGTTGCTGGGTGTCTACCTCGTCATATCTGGTGTCAGGGCGCGCAAGAA GAAATCGTCAAAGCCACCTGCGGAGAATCCTTACAGCATAGATGTTGATGGGATTAGTAACGCTGCCTATGAGGATGTTAGGGACGAGCAAACTGGACTTTAA